Proteins found in one Sporosarcina sp. FSL K6-3457 genomic segment:
- the licT gene encoding BglG family transcription antiterminator LicT, whose product MKIKKVFNNNVVLTEDAHQVEMVVMGRGLSFQKKIGDSIDTEKIEKTFTMPSENFANKLTELLDEIPYEIMSLSKDIIDLATKELQAELNESLYLSLADHIHFALTRLHEGLSIKNALMWEVQKFYKEEYRVACKALDLIEARTKVRLPEDETASIALHLFNARQDSTGMEETMEMTNIVNDVTTIVKYHYGIDLGEESMNYSRFITHLRYFAYRMLRGELNDDHQDALYEQVKSQYPQAYKCTEKVQAYLNKQYKMEMTKEELTYFMIHIHRVSYREKK is encoded by the coding sequence ATGAAAATAAAAAAAGTATTCAATAACAATGTCGTTTTAACGGAAGATGCCCATCAAGTTGAGATGGTTGTTATGGGAAGAGGTCTGTCATTCCAGAAAAAAATCGGTGACAGTATTGATACCGAAAAAATTGAAAAGACATTCACGATGCCCTCAGAAAACTTTGCCAATAAGTTAACTGAGCTACTCGACGAAATCCCATATGAAATCATGTCACTTTCAAAAGACATTATCGACCTAGCAACGAAGGAATTACAGGCAGAGTTAAATGAATCTCTTTATTTGTCATTAGCCGATCATATCCACTTTGCCTTAACAAGGTTACATGAAGGGCTGTCTATCAAAAATGCACTGATGTGGGAAGTGCAAAAGTTCTATAAAGAGGAATATCGAGTCGCATGCAAGGCATTAGATTTGATCGAAGCGAGAACTAAAGTAAGATTGCCGGAAGATGAAACGGCTTCGATTGCACTTCATTTATTTAATGCGAGGCAGGATAGTACAGGCATGGAAGAAACAATGGAAATGACGAATATTGTCAATGATGTGACAACCATTGTGAAGTATCATTATGGCATTGATTTAGGTGAGGAATCAATGAACTATAGCCGGTTTATCACGCATCTTCGCTATTTTGCTTATCGAATGCTACGTGGCGAATTAAATGATGATCACCAAGATGCATTATACGAGCAAGTGAAGAGTCAATATCCACAAGCTTATAAGTGTACGGAAAAAGTTCAAGCGTATCTAAACAAGCAGTATAAGATGGAAATGACAAAAGAAGAATTAACTTATTTTATGATTCATATCCATCGGGTTTCGTATCGGGAAAAAAAGTGA
- a CDS encoding glycoside hydrolase family 1 protein: MTNFKAQFPKNFYWGGATAANQIEGGFDAGGKGLSAADFVEYIPKDQRTKDNAMEITSEQIRKTLSGESTARHPKREGIDFYHRYKEDIALLAEMGFTAFRLSIHWSRIFPNGYDETPNEAGLQFYDDVFDELAKYNIEPVVTLSHYETPYGLTEKYNGWVGRETVDHFVRYAETVFTRYKDKVKLWMTFNEINVITISPYTGGGILSDLEKDPVQAKYQGLHHQFVASSLATKKLHEIIPGGQMGCMLARMSHYPNTPNPLDVLKAQQDNQSNLFYTDVHARGVYPEYLDRYFAGNNIQVIKEAGDDDIIKQYPVDYISMSYYMSMLSSASPEGEVTEGNLMNSMKNPYLEASDWGWQIDPIGLRIALNDMYDRYQLPIFIVENGLGAYDKVEEDGSIHDDYRIDYLRKHIEQMKEAVGDGVDLMGYLSWAPIDLVSMSTSEMSKRYGFVYVDKDDEGNGTLERSRKDSFAWYKKVIESNGEQL; encoded by the coding sequence ATGACAAACTTTAAAGCGCAATTTCCAAAGAACTTTTATTGGGGCGGAGCAACAGCCGCCAATCAAATTGAAGGTGGATTTGATGCAGGTGGCAAGGGATTATCAGCAGCTGACTTTGTAGAATATATTCCAAAAGATCAACGAACAAAAGACAATGCAATGGAGATTACTTCGGAACAAATACGGAAAACACTAAGTGGCGAATCAACAGCCCGTCATCCTAAGCGTGAAGGGATAGACTTTTACCATCGTTATAAAGAAGATATTGCATTACTTGCTGAAATGGGCTTCACTGCTTTTCGTCTATCCATTCATTGGTCAAGAATTTTCCCGAACGGTTATGATGAAACGCCGAATGAAGCGGGATTACAGTTTTACGACGATGTGTTTGATGAGCTAGCCAAATATAATATCGAGCCGGTTGTGACACTATCTCACTACGAGACACCTTATGGCTTAACAGAGAAATACAACGGTTGGGTTGGTCGTGAAACGGTTGACCACTTTGTACGCTATGCAGAAACGGTATTCACGCGTTACAAAGACAAAGTGAAATTATGGATGACCTTTAATGAAATTAATGTAATTACGATTAGTCCATATACGGGTGGAGGTATTTTGTCGGATCTAGAAAAAGACCCCGTGCAAGCGAAATATCAAGGTTTACATCATCAATTTGTTGCAAGCTCTCTCGCAACAAAAAAATTACATGAAATTATTCCTGGTGGGCAAATGGGGTGCATGCTTGCAAGGATGAGTCACTATCCAAACACACCAAATCCTCTGGATGTATTAAAAGCACAACAAGACAATCAAAGTAATCTATTCTATACGGATGTACATGCGCGTGGTGTATACCCAGAATATTTGGATCGTTATTTTGCTGGAAATAATATCCAGGTTATCAAAGAAGCTGGCGATGATGACATCATTAAACAATATCCGGTAGATTATATTTCAATGAGCTATTATATGTCCATGTTATCCTCTGCTTCACCAGAGGGAGAAGTAACAGAAGGAAATCTAATGAATAGTATGAAAAACCCTTACTTAGAAGCTTCAGACTGGGGATGGCAAATTGATCCGATTGGTTTACGGATTGCATTAAATGATATGTATGACCGTTATCAGTTACCGATTTTTATTGTAGAAAACGGTTTGGGTGCTTACGATAAAGTAGAAGAAGACGGTTCAATCCATGATGATTATCGGATTGATTATTTAAGAAAGCATATCGAACAGATGAAGGAAGCTGTTGGCGATGGTGTTGACTTAATGGGGTATTTATCTTGGGCACCAATTGATTTAGTGTCTATGTCAACGAGCGAAATGTCGAAGCGTTATGGCTTTGTGTATGTAGACAAAGATGATGAAGGGAATGGTACGCTAGAAAGAAGTCGTAAGGATTCTTTTGCTTGGTATAA
- a CDS encoding beta-glucoside-specific PTS transporter subunit IIABC, producing the protein MNNKELGNKIIELVGGEGNVKSLVHCATRLRFKLGDHSKADKEALSNIPDVMTVVENGGQFQVVIGNKVGKVHAEIMKNHNISGGDSADQGDSKQKTGTMAKVFEYISGTFSPLIPALAGAGMIKALLAVLSILNWIDVEGTTYSVLNAAAGGVFYFLPIFVGISAAKKLNANPFVGGAIAAGLLEPNFTALLSATGDVSFLSIPLIASDYSSTVFPLLIAMAIYAPFERFLKKYTPDTIQLFFVPMVSLLVMVPLTALVFGPFGEYISLAIASAITFLFGVSRILTGILIASAWPILVILGVHWGVVPIIIDNFTRGGDMIAPITGAAVFAQIGIAFGIYLRVKDKDLRSLSFAATLSGLFAGVTEPILYGIILRYRKLLPLLFISGAVGGAIIATFDVRVFSFVFPGFFTIPAFSPTVGYIIGIGTSFILATILAFIFGTTGKRKKDEGTKESPIIEATTSESKETYDLITPIEGDLIPLGNVDDPVFSSGVMGKGVAIEPTVGVVVAPFDGKIATLFPTKHAIGLVSEDGAEVLIHIGLDTVQLEGQHFDAHVEQGAVVKKGDKLVTFDIRGIQESGYRVTTPVIITNTANYLDVIPVQSQHVTLNHKVLTIVK; encoded by the coding sequence ATGAATAATAAAGAGTTAGGGAATAAAATTATTGAATTGGTTGGCGGGGAAGGCAATGTCAAATCGCTTGTCCATTGTGCAACACGACTAAGATTCAAGCTGGGGGACCATAGTAAGGCGGATAAAGAGGCATTGAGCAATATCCCAGATGTCATGACAGTTGTAGAAAACGGCGGACAATTCCAAGTCGTTATTGGCAATAAAGTAGGGAAAGTCCATGCGGAAATTATGAAGAATCACAATATAAGTGGTGGTGATTCTGCTGACCAAGGTGATTCTAAACAGAAAACTGGTACAATGGCGAAGGTTTTTGAATACATCTCGGGTACATTTTCACCTTTAATTCCTGCATTGGCAGGGGCAGGGATGATCAAGGCATTACTTGCGGTTCTGTCAATTTTAAATTGGATAGATGTCGAAGGCACGACCTATTCCGTATTAAATGCAGCAGCTGGTGGGGTATTTTATTTCCTACCGATATTTGTAGGTATTTCGGCAGCTAAGAAATTAAATGCCAATCCATTTGTCGGTGGAGCAATAGCAGCGGGATTGTTGGAACCGAATTTTACAGCATTATTAAGTGCGACTGGCGATGTTAGTTTCTTGAGTATTCCGCTGATTGCGTCTGATTACTCATCAACGGTCTTTCCATTATTAATTGCAATGGCGATTTATGCTCCTTTTGAACGTTTTTTGAAAAAATATACACCGGATACAATCCAGTTATTCTTTGTACCAATGGTGAGTTTATTAGTCATGGTACCTTTAACAGCACTCGTCTTTGGTCCATTTGGAGAGTATATTAGTTTAGCAATTGCGTCTGCAATTACATTTTTGTTTGGCGTATCAAGAATTCTCACAGGGATTTTAATTGCAAGTGCTTGGCCAATCCTCGTTATTTTAGGTGTGCATTGGGGTGTTGTACCTATTATCATTGACAATTTCACACGCGGTGGGGATATGATTGCACCGATTACTGGAGCAGCTGTATTTGCACAGATAGGTATTGCCTTTGGTATATATTTAAGAGTGAAAGATAAAGATTTGCGTTCCTTATCTTTTGCGGCAACATTATCAGGTCTATTTGCAGGAGTGACGGAGCCCATTCTGTACGGAATAATTTTAAGGTATAGAAAACTGCTCCCTTTATTGTTTATATCGGGTGCAGTAGGTGGGGCAATTATTGCGACGTTTGATGTAAGAGTATTTTCATTTGTATTTCCTGGATTTTTCACCATTCCAGCATTTTCACCAACAGTAGGGTATATTATCGGGATTGGTACATCCTTTATTTTAGCAACGATTTTAGCGTTTATCTTTGGTACGACAGGTAAGAGAAAAAAAGATGAGGGTACAAAAGAAAGCCCAATTATAGAAGCAACAACTAGTGAATCAAAAGAAACGTATGACTTAATAACACCGATAGAAGGTGATCTAATTCCGTTAGGAAACGTAGATGATCCAGTATTCTCAAGTGGTGTAATGGGCAAAGGTGTTGCCATTGAGCCAACGGTTGGCGTAGTTGTTGCACCATTCGATGGAAAGATAGCCACATTATTTCCGACCAAACATGCGATTGGATTAGTTAGTGAAGATGGGGCTGAGGTGCTAATTCATATCGGGCTGGATACGGTTCAGCTGGAAGGACAACATTTCGATGCACATGTCGAACAAGGTGCTGTCGTTAAAAAAGGCGATAAGCTCGTCACATTTGATATTCGAGGTATTCAAGAATCGGGTTATAGGGTAACAACGCCTGTGATTATTACGAATACGGCAAATTATTTAGATGTCATACCCGTACAATCACAGCATGTTACGTTAAATCATAAAGTTTTAACAATTGTAAAATAA